The Pseudanabaena sp. ABRG5-3 genome includes the window CTATATGGCGCGATCGTCAGTATTTACGCTCTCTTCAGCTTGGGAAGGTTTACCTACTGTCTTAATTGAAGCAATGGCATTAGGAATACCTGTTGTATCTACCAACTGTGAGAGTGGTCCATCGGAAATTTTAGCAGAAGGCAAGTATGGCTACTTAACTCCTGTAGGAGATAGCAAAGCACTTGCAGAATCGATTTTGCAGGTTTTAGCAAGTAATCATAAACAAGTTGATGCAGAATGGCTTGACCAATTTGGCTTAGAGACAGCTACTTCCAGATATCTTAATATTCTTGGTATTAACAAAAACCATTCAGTCACTAACTCTTGATATTAATGAATATTAAATTATTGTTTAAGTCAAGATAAATTCGCAATTTATGCTGAAATAAATTATGAATCTAAAAATAAATATATTGCAATAAAATTAAAATCATTTATAATTAAGATTGCTTTCATGGAAATATATTGGAGGTTAGATATGTCACTTAATAAGCTCCCCATAAACGAAAAAAATGCTATTAAAGAATACTATGATTCCTATGGTTATGTAATAGTTGAAAACCTGTTGAACCATTCTAGAATTCAAGCTCTTCTTGATGCTTATGAGATAATCAAGCATTCCAAATCTTTTGTTTTTTTCAGTCAAGATACTCACCTTCCTACAAAACCAAAGCTAACTCAAGAAGGATTTATGGAGAATTCAATATTAAATCCTGCAAGTTTGAAACTTTGGAAGCAATTTTCACAATCTGTAGAAGAATGCCTAGTTGATGAAAATATTACTGAAGTTCTCAAGGTACTGTCAGAATCATCTAGTTATGTGATGATGCAAAATATGTTTTTTGACAAATCAACAGGCACTGTCGAACATCAAGATCACTACTATTTAGACTCAGAGCCACCAGGGAAAATGGTTGCTGCATGGTATTCATTGGAAGACATCCATGAAGATGCAGGTTGCTTTTTTGTTCTTCCTGGTAGTCATAAGGGTAGAGTGATTGAACGCAAAAGTGCTTCAAATTTTTCCGACCATGACACCTTTGTAAAACAAATCAACAATTTAATTAATGAAGGTAACTACGAATATCGTAGTTTTCCACTCAAAAAAGGTGATGTACTTTTCTGGCATCCCTATACTATTCATGGAGCTTATA containing:
- a CDS encoding phytanoyl-CoA dioxygenase family protein — its product is MSLNKLPINEKNAIKEYYDSYGYVIVENLLNHSRIQALLDAYEIIKHSKSFVFFSQDTHLPTKPKLTQEGFMENSILNPASLKLWKQFSQSVEECLVDENITEVLKVLSESSSYVMMQNMFFDKSTGTVEHQDHYYLDSEPPGKMVAAWYSLEDIHEDAGCFFVLPGSHKGRVIERKSASNFSDHDTFVKQINNLINEGNYEYRSFPLKKGDVLFWHPYTIHGAYNNRDPRFSRKSLTAHYYPSDLAPLYAGKVPTHRKTSNSNITILGSQKECYISNAMHYVRYVANYIRGRGPDYDMRRNSYTT